One segment of Salvelinus alpinus chromosome 1, SLU_Salpinus.1, whole genome shotgun sequence DNA contains the following:
- the LOC139539548 gene encoding dnaJ homolog subfamily C member 25-like has protein sequence MAAPMENGHHFGQWIGILLFLGGFIPSATALIEGLYCGTEICYDVLGVAREAVKSDIGRAYRQLARKYHPDRFSSLAGETRESAHQHFLLIVTAYETLKDEDSRRDYDYMLDHPEEFYSHYYTYYRRRLAPKVDVRIVILVTVVTISIFQYYSWWASYTEAITYLSTVPKYRIQATEIAKQLGLLNKTKEKGRNRRSKEEIREQEEEIIRDIIKNKIDIQGGYQKPKILDILLCKIVLFPYCLCAYVVWYCKWLYRFTVCREEYGDEEKLYIIRKHMKMSQSQFDSLEEEQRDALLKRQLWIKDNYEVYKEEQEEEMKTKMALDPRWKRYRRWMKNEGPGRLTFIDD, from the exons ATGGCTGCGCCCATGGAGAATGGGCATCACTTTGGTCAATGGATAGGCATTTtgttatttttggggggtttcatACCCTCTGCCACGGCGCTTATCGAGGGACTTTATTGTGGCACCGAGATTTGCTACGATGTACTCGGAGTAGCGAGAGAAGCGGTCAAATCCGACATAGGTCGTGCATACAGACAGCTAGCCAGAAAGTATCACCCTGATAGATTCTCAAGTCTTGCAGGCGAGACACGTGAAAGTGCTCATCAACATTTTTTGCTCATTGTAACTGCATATGAAACTCTGAAG GATGAGGACTCCCGTAGAGACTACGACTACATGCTGGACCACCCTGAAGAGTTCTACAGCCACTACTACACCTACTACAGGAGACGCCTGGCACCTAAAGTGGACGTACGGATAGTCATTCTGGTGACCGTGGTTACTATATCAATCTTTCAG TACTACAGTTGGTGGGCCAGCTACACTGAAGCCATCACCTACCTATCAACGGTCCCCAAGTACCGTATCCAGGCGACAGAGATAGCCAAGCAGCTGGGTCTCCTGAACAAGACAAAAGAGAAGGGCAGGAACCGGCGGTCCAAAGAGGAGATCCGGGAACAGGAAGAAGAAATCATCCGTGACATCATCAAGAACAAGATCGACATCCAGGGAGGCTACCAGAAGCCTAAAATCTTGGACATCCTGCTCTGTAAGATTGTCCTGTTCCCTTACTGCCTGTGTGCCTATGTGGTCTGGTACTGTAAGTGGCTCTACAGGTTCACCGTCTGCAGAGAGGAGTACGGAGACGAGGAGAAGCTGTACATCATCAGGAAGCACATGAAGATGTCTCAGTCTCAGTTTGACAGtctggaggaggagcagagagacgcCTTACTGAAGAGGCAGCTCTGGATCAAAGACAACTATGAG GTGtacaaggaggagcaggaggaagagatGAAGACGAAGATGGCCCTGGATCCCAGGTGGAAGAGGTACCGACGGTGGATGAAGAATGAAGGACCTGGACGACTCACTTTTATTGACGATTGA
- the gng10 gene encoding guanine nucleotide-binding protein G(I)/G(S)/G(O) subunit gamma-10, whose product MTSNSNVSNMRRLVEQLKLEASLERIKVSQAAAELQQYCHQNAAKDALLVGVPTGSNPFREPRSCNLF is encoded by the exons ATGACGTCTAATTCCAACGTGTCCAACATGCGTCGACTTGTCGAACAATTGAAACTCGAAGCCAGTTTGGAACGGATTAAG GTGTCTCAGGCAGCGGCCGAGCTCCAGCAGTACTGCCATCAGAATGCAGCGAAAGATGCTCTGCTTGTCGGGGTTCCGACGGGCTCCAACCCCTTCAGAGAACCACGATCCTGTAACCTGTTCTAA